The Syngnathus typhle isolate RoL2023-S1 ecotype Sweden linkage group LG1, RoL_Styp_1.0, whole genome shotgun sequence genome includes a window with the following:
- the LOC133158662 gene encoding histamine H2 receptor-like, translated as MLSKIAVGLILTLLILLTIIGNVLVCLAVCASRRLRCLTNCFIVSLAVTDLLLGLAVLPFSAHLQLTDDWPLGPVFCNFYISMDVMLCTASILTLLAISMDRYLAVTMPLRYSSLVLPWRVFVAMASVWTVSVAVSFLPIYMGWNTVNGTVQNYDRRTPERTCRFELNRPYVLTDSLLTFYLPLLVMCCTYLRILRIARAQIKRIISARPTCITTYTSHQSAVTTVLSSVPASALREHKATVTLAAVIGAFVVCWLPYFILFTTLGLQENPDPNKVPEFSIVLWLGYANSALNPILYGALNRDFRSAYTHLLRCRWPTYSGWRSRHASATETIAGREQLMEVTLLCGHASASCRAGQTVHNFMPQETNNRTNTSMTQFVKGTTDSDVDGS; from the exons ATGCTGTCCAAAATAGCAGTGGGTCTCATCCTGACCCTTCTAATCCTTCTGACCATCATCGGCAATGTGCTGGTGTGCCTGGCGGTGTGCGCTTCACGACGCCTTCGCTGTCTGACCAACTGCTTCATCGTGTCACTGGCGGTGACCGACCTTCTGCTCGGCCTGGCCGTGCTGCCCTTCTCGGCCCACCTGCAACTCACCGACGACTGGCCGTTGGGCCCGGTCTTCTGCAACTTCTACATCTCCATGGACGTCATGCTCTGCACCGCCTCCATTCTCACGCTGCTGGCCATAAGTATGGACCGCTATTTGGCCGTCACAATGCCGCTCAGATACAGCTCCCTGGTTCTGCCTTGGAGAGTATTTGTGGCCATGGCGAGCGTCTGGACTGTGTCGGTGGCTGTGTCCTTCTTGCCCATCTACATGGGCTGGAACACCGTCAATGGGACAGTGCAAAACTACGACCGGCGGACTCCCGAGAGGACGTGTCGCTTCGAGCTCAACAGGCCTTACGTGCTGACCGACTCGCTTCTCACCTTCTATCTGCCCTTGCTGGTCATGTGCTGCACTTACCTGAGAATACTTCGCATCGCACGGGCACAGATTAAGCGCATCATCAGTGCTCGGCCCACGTGCATCACCACCTACACGAGCCACCAATCGGCCGTCACAACTGTCCTCTCCAGTGTCCCGGCATCGGCACTGCGGGAGCACAAGGCCACAGTGACACTCGCAGCAGTGATAGGAGCCTTTGTGGTGTGCTGGCTACCTTACTTCATCCTGTTCACGACGCTTGGCCTACAGGAAAATCCCGACCCTAACAAAGTGCCAGAATTTTCCATCGTGCTGTGGCTGGGTTATGCCAACTCGGCCCTCAATCCCATCCTCTACGGAGCTCTTAACAGGGACTTCAGGTCCGCCTACACGCACCTACTGAGATGTCGTTGGCCGACATACAGTGGGTGGAGGAGCAGACATGCTTCTGCCACCGAAACAATAGCAG GCAGAGAACAGCTCATGGAGGTCACGCTGCTGTGTGGACACGCATCTGCCAGCTGCAGGGCGGGTCAAACTGTTCACAACTTCATGCCACAAGAGACAAATAACAGGACTAACACAAGCATGACCCAATTTGTAAAGGGCACAACTGACAGCGATGTTGATGGCAGTTAA